A region of Burkholderiales bacterium JOSHI_001 DNA encodes the following proteins:
- a CDS encoding glucose/sorbosone dehydrogenase (PFAM: Glucose / Sorbosone dehydrogenase), giving the protein MPLRQAAPVAALAVGAAFVLAAPVQAAGYATEGRCAGWPRVAVASAPGHCVALLAGPAQGLRMPRRLLEVAPGRFWLTDMGSWDAHRGRLLELSVQHGATPAASLRVLAEGLDRPHGLALGPDGKVYVGEAGRIWRSAPGPALQREAVIDGLPADGAHPLKELAFAPGGRLFINVGSASDACRNDAQQQPMPCPEVQGERPRAAVWEAVLGGPQRTLQSLKPYAAGLRNSLALAWEPGAGVLWQGENSVDYPQAERPAEELNRLRPGADHGWPYCVAAQEPARGYAGRGFDCRRSVAPHALWPAHSAPLQMLFAPRGLSVPWAGQMLVAWHGYRAGGHRVVGFALGRDGQPAARPVTWFGGSEAPGQPRPAPAGVALDAAGRLYVVDDRNRAVLLLARDAAAR; this is encoded by the coding sequence ATGCCCCTGCGACAAGCCGCGCCCGTGGCCGCCCTGGCGGTCGGCGCGGCTTTTGTTCTTGCCGCACCCGTGCAGGCCGCGGGCTATGCCACCGAAGGCCGCTGCGCCGGCTGGCCGCGCGTGGCCGTGGCCAGTGCGCCCGGGCACTGCGTGGCGCTGCTCGCCGGCCCGGCCCAGGGCCTGCGCATGCCGCGCCGGCTGCTGGAAGTGGCGCCGGGGCGCTTCTGGCTCACCGACATGGGCAGCTGGGACGCCCACCGCGGCCGCCTGCTGGAGTTGAGCGTTCAGCACGGTGCCACGCCCGCCGCCAGCCTGCGCGTGCTGGCCGAAGGCCTGGACCGCCCGCATGGCCTGGCGCTGGGCCCCGACGGCAAGGTCTACGTGGGCGAAGCGGGCCGCATCTGGCGCAGCGCGCCTGGGCCCGCTTTGCAGCGCGAAGCCGTCATCGATGGGCTGCCGGCCGACGGCGCCCACCCGCTGAAGGAACTGGCCTTCGCGCCCGGCGGGCGCTTGTTCATCAACGTGGGTTCGGCCAGCGATGCCTGCCGCAACGACGCCCAGCAGCAGCCGATGCCCTGCCCCGAAGTGCAGGGCGAGCGGCCCCGCGCGGCGGTGTGGGAAGCCGTGCTGGGCGGCCCGCAGCGCACGCTGCAAAGCCTGAAGCCCTATGCCGCCGGCCTGCGCAATTCCCTGGCACTGGCCTGGGAGCCCGGGGCCGGCGTGCTGTGGCAGGGCGAGAACTCGGTGGACTACCCCCAGGCCGAGCGCCCGGCCGAAGAGCTGAACCGCCTGCGCCCGGGTGCTGACCACGGCTGGCCCTACTGCGTGGCCGCGCAGGAGCCTGCGCGCGGTTACGCCGGCCGCGGCTTCGATTGCAGGCGCAGCGTGGCCCCGCATGCCTTGTGGCCGGCGCACAGTGCGCCGCTGCAAATGCTGTTCGCCCCACGCGGGCTGTCCGTGCCCTGGGCCGGGCAGATGCTGGTGGCCTGGCACGGTTACCGCGCCGGCGGCCACCGCGTGGTGGGTTTTGCACTCGGCCGCGACGGCCAGCCCGCGGCCCGGCCGGTCACCTGGTTCGGCGGCAGCGAAGCGCCCGGCCAGCCCCGGCCCGCGCCGGCCGGCGTGGCGTTGGACGCGGCCGGGCGCCTGTACGTGGTGGACGACCGCAACCGCGCCGTGCTGCTGCTGGCGCGTGATGCAGCGGCCCGCTGA
- a CDS encoding tRNA-guanine transglycosylase, queuosine-34-forming (PFAM: Queuine tRNA-ribosyltransferase~TIGRFAM: tRNA-guanine transglycosylases, various specificities; tRNA-guanine transglycosylase, queuosine-34-forming), which translates to MLQFELLATEGLARRGRLTLNHGVVQTPIFMPVGTYGTVKGVLPQSLLDMDAQIILGNTFHLWMRPGLEVLKSFGGLHGFEAWPRPILTDSGGFQVWSLGAMRKISEEGVRFASPVNGDKLFLTPEVSMQIQTVLNSDIVMQFDECTPYDTNGHRTTEAEARASMELSLRWAKRCVDEFQRLENPNALFGIVQGGMFEPLREESLNALVELDLPGYAVGGVSVGEPKDEMLRIMAHTPHRLPANKPRYLMGVGTPEDLVAGVAGGVDMFDCVMPTRNARNGHLFTRFGDLRLRNARYKTDAQPIDPTCNCHACTHFSRAYLHHLDRCGEMLGPMLTTIHNLHYYLNLMREVRDALDLGAFAAWQQRFEADRARGV; encoded by the coding sequence ATGCTCCAGTTCGAACTGTTGGCCACCGAAGGCCTGGCGCGGCGCGGCCGCCTGACCCTGAACCACGGCGTGGTGCAGACCCCCATCTTCATGCCCGTGGGCACCTACGGCACGGTGAAGGGCGTGCTGCCCCAGTCGCTGCTGGACATGGACGCCCAGATCATCCTGGGCAACACCTTCCACCTGTGGATGCGCCCCGGGCTGGAAGTGCTGAAAAGCTTTGGCGGCCTGCATGGCTTCGAGGCCTGGCCGCGCCCCATCCTGACCGACAGCGGCGGCTTCCAGGTCTGGAGCCTGGGCGCCATGCGCAAGATCAGCGAAGAAGGCGTGCGCTTCGCGTCACCGGTGAACGGCGACAAGCTCTTCCTGACACCCGAAGTGAGCATGCAGATCCAGACGGTGCTGAACAGCGACATCGTCATGCAGTTCGACGAATGCACGCCCTACGACACCAACGGCCACCGCACCACCGAAGCCGAGGCGCGCGCGTCGATGGAGCTGAGCCTGCGCTGGGCGAAACGCTGCGTGGACGAATTCCAGCGGCTGGAGAACCCCAACGCCCTGTTCGGCATCGTGCAAGGCGGCATGTTCGAACCCCTGCGCGAAGAGTCGCTGAACGCGCTGGTGGAGCTGGACCTGCCGGGTTACGCCGTGGGTGGCGTGAGCGTGGGCGAACCCAAGGACGAGATGCTGCGCATCATGGCCCACACCCCGCACCGGCTGCCAGCGAACAAGCCGCGCTACCTGATGGGCGTGGGCACGCCCGAAGACCTGGTGGCCGGTGTGGCCGGCGGCGTGGACATGTTCGACTGCGTCATGCCCACGCGCAACGCGCGCAACGGCCACCTGTTCACCCGCTTCGGCGACCTGCGGCTGCGCAATGCGCGCTACAAGACCGACGCTCAGCCCATCGACCCCACTTGCAACTGCCACGCCTGCACCCATTTCAGCCGGGCCTACCTGCACCACCTGGACCGCTGCGGCGAGATGCTGGGCCCCATGCTCACCACCATCCACAACCTGCACTACTACCTGAACCTGATGCGCGAGGTGCGAGACGCGCTGGACTTGGGCGCATTTGCCGCCTGGCAGCAGCGTTTCGAGGCCGACCGCGCGCGCGGGGTGTAG
- a CDS encoding type I secretion membrane fusion protein, HlyD family (PFAM: HlyD family secretion protein~TIGRFAM: type I secretion membrane fusion protein, HlyD family): MSQSIAATSHPVIELVRRYIAALSVAWGARAELAGPKRSADELAFLPAAVSLQASPVHPAPRVVAWLLMALFTIALAWSWFGQVDMVAVAPGRVVVSARTKVVQPLETSVVRAIHVADGAKVQAGQLLVELDPSTATADSANVQEQLRAAQSEARRAELLLQSLAAGNLAASTELDGDAVARALLVAEWQDIAAKLARMAAEGARRQAELDTAKQQQTKLSTMLPLAQQREADIRGLSEQGFVSGHAGQDRARERIEIERDLATQQARLAETQAALAEAQQSRMSYLAEQRRLLSDRLSQARLKKAQLEQESTKAQHRQGLTRLLAPVSGTVQQLAVHTSGGVVTPAQALMVLVPDDAEVMVEVAIDNKDIGFVRQGQVAEIKLETFPFTRYGTLPARVERVSADAVADEKRGAVYTASLVPLSGSINVDGKPVRLSPGMNLTAEVKTGRRSVIDFLLSPIQKTVEESGKER; encoded by the coding sequence ATGAGCCAGAGCATTGCAGCAACTTCCCATCCAGTCATCGAACTGGTTCGCCGCTACATCGCTGCGCTGTCGGTGGCCTGGGGCGCTCGCGCCGAACTTGCGGGGCCTAAGCGCTCTGCGGATGAGTTGGCGTTCCTGCCTGCAGCCGTGAGCCTGCAGGCAAGCCCGGTGCACCCAGCGCCGCGCGTGGTGGCGTGGCTTCTGATGGCGCTGTTCACCATCGCGCTGGCGTGGTCCTGGTTTGGCCAGGTGGACATGGTGGCTGTCGCCCCGGGTCGTGTGGTGGTGAGCGCCCGAACCAAGGTGGTGCAGCCGCTTGAGACGTCCGTGGTTCGCGCCATTCATGTGGCCGACGGTGCCAAGGTTCAGGCAGGCCAGCTGCTGGTGGAACTGGACCCCAGCACTGCAACAGCCGATTCAGCCAATGTGCAGGAACAATTGAGGGCTGCGCAATCCGAGGCTCGCCGCGCTGAACTGTTGCTGCAAAGCCTGGCGGCGGGCAACCTGGCGGCAAGCACTGAGTTGGATGGCGACGCCGTGGCGCGCGCCTTGTTGGTGGCTGAATGGCAGGACATCGCGGCCAAGCTTGCGCGCATGGCGGCCGAAGGCGCTAGACGACAAGCCGAGTTGGACACAGCCAAACAGCAGCAGACCAAGCTGAGCACCATGCTGCCCTTGGCGCAGCAGCGCGAGGCGGACATCCGCGGCCTGAGTGAACAGGGTTTTGTATCCGGCCACGCCGGGCAGGACAGGGCCAGGGAGCGAATCGAAATTGAACGGGACCTAGCCACTCAGCAGGCCCGGCTGGCCGAAACGCAGGCCGCCTTGGCCGAAGCGCAACAATCCCGCATGTCCTACCTGGCCGAGCAGCGGCGCCTGCTTTCTGATCGCCTTTCCCAGGCGCGGTTGAAGAAGGCGCAGTTGGAGCAGGAATCCACCAAAGCCCAGCATCGCCAAGGGCTGACACGCCTTTTGGCGCCGGTCTCCGGCACGGTGCAGCAATTGGCGGTGCACACATCTGGCGGCGTGGTCACGCCCGCTCAGGCCTTGATGGTGCTGGTGCCCGACGATGCAGAAGTGATGGTGGAGGTGGCCATCGACAACAAGGACATCGGGTTTGTGCGCCAAGGCCAGGTGGCCGAGATCAAGTTGGAGACTTTCCCCTTCACGCGCTACGGCACGCTGCCGGCGCGGGTGGAACGGGTGAGTGCTGACGCAGTGGCGGATGAGAAGCGCGGCGCCGTCTACACCGCCAGCTTGGTGCCGTTGTCGGGCAGCATCAATGTGGACGGTAAGCCAGTCCGGCTGTCGCCGGGCATGAACCTGACCGCGGAGGTAAAGACCGGGCGGCGGAGCGTGATTGATTTCTTGCTGAGCCCGATTCAGAAGACGGTTGAGGAAAGTGGGAAGGAACGATGA
- a CDS encoding transposase (PFAM: Transposase IS200 like): protein MSRPLRIEFPGAVYHVTSRGDRREAIYLDDTDRLLHLDVLAQTLDRFDAQALAYCLMGNHYHLVLHTAQPNLSRLMRHLNGVFSQAFNRRHGLVGHVFQGRFKAILVDRDAYLLALCRYVERNPVAAGLVAQAADWRWSSYRAHVGAEPPPPWLDVAGLHAMLLQREPRGPADLRRAGARYAALVASAEQPSPWAEGLRQQVFLGNDDFVAQSLAHASSRARRATEVPRAQRQAPFSWPLCLRQHGSRDAALWAAYRQAGVTMTQLAEWTGLSVSRISRVIAAQEGQGELMGAKGKT, encoded by the coding sequence ATGTCCCGCCCTCTTCGCATCGAGTTCCCCGGCGCGGTCTACCACGTCACGTCCAGGGGTGACCGACGGGAGGCGATCTACCTGGACGACACGGACCGGCTGCTGCACCTGGACGTGCTGGCCCAGACGCTGGACCGGTTCGACGCCCAAGCACTGGCGTATTGCCTGATGGGCAACCACTATCACCTGGTGCTGCACACGGCACAGCCCAACCTATCGCGGCTGATGCGGCACCTGAACGGTGTGTTCAGCCAGGCCTTCAACCGGCGCCACGGCCTGGTGGGGCATGTGTTCCAGGGCCGGTTCAAGGCCATCCTGGTGGACCGGGATGCCTACCTGCTGGCCCTGTGCCGCTACGTCGAGCGCAACCCGGTGGCCGCCGGCCTGGTGGCGCAGGCGGCGGACTGGCGCTGGTCCAGCTATCGGGCTCACGTGGGTGCCGAGCCGCCGCCGCCCTGGCTGGATGTGGCGGGGCTGCACGCCATGCTGCTGCAGCGCGAACCACGTGGCCCTGCCGACCTTCGCCGCGCGGGCGCGCGCTATGCCGCCCTGGTGGCCAGTGCCGAGCAGCCATCGCCCTGGGCCGAAGGCCTGCGCCAGCAGGTGTTCCTGGGCAATGACGACTTCGTCGCGCAGTCGCTGGCGCATGCTTCGTCGCGTGCCAGGCGGGCCACAGAGGTGCCCCGGGCCCAGCGCCAGGCGCCCTTCAGCTGGCCCCTGTGCCTGCGCCAACACGGCAGCCGCGACGCGGCCCTTTGGGCCGCCTACCGGCAGGCCGGCGTCACCATGACGCAGTTGGCCGAATGGACAGGGCTGTCGGTATCACGCATCAGCAGGGTCATCGCCGCACAGGAGGGCCAGGGTGAATTGATGGGGGCAAAAGGCAAGACCTGA
- a CDS encoding CAAX prenyl protease-related protein (PFAM: CAAX amino terminal protease family~TIGRFAM: CAAX prenyl protease-related protein): protein MIASLSRAGWLRVLPFALFMALLGLRGQWQPAWAPGFDARWLYAAQALLPALLLLGCWREYGELDRQNRPTAAEAGLAVAVGLAVFGLWIHLDAPWMQLVPPSASFVPVDTQGQLEWPLIATRWLGATLLVPLMEELFWRSFLMRWLQEQRFEGLLPQRVGVKAIVLSTFVFMLAHTLWLAAVLAGLAYAWLYVKTGRLWTSVIAHAVTNGALGIWVVATGQWQFW, encoded by the coding sequence TTGATCGCCTCTCTCTCACGCGCCGGCTGGCTGCGCGTGCTGCCTTTTGCGCTGTTCATGGCCCTGCTCGGCCTGCGTGGCCAGTGGCAGCCGGCCTGGGCCCCGGGCTTCGATGCGCGCTGGCTCTACGCCGCCCAGGCCCTGCTGCCGGCGCTGTTGCTGCTGGGGTGCTGGCGCGAGTACGGCGAGCTCGACCGCCAGAACCGGCCCACCGCGGCCGAGGCCGGGCTGGCTGTGGCGGTGGGTCTGGCGGTGTTCGGGCTGTGGATCCACCTGGACGCGCCCTGGATGCAGCTGGTGCCGCCCAGCGCCAGCTTCGTGCCGGTGGACACGCAGGGGCAGCTGGAATGGCCCTTGATCGCCACCCGCTGGCTGGGCGCCACGCTGCTGGTGCCGCTGATGGAAGAACTGTTCTGGCGTTCCTTCCTGATGCGCTGGCTGCAGGAACAGCGTTTCGAAGGCCTGCTGCCGCAGCGCGTGGGCGTCAAGGCCATCGTGCTGTCCACCTTCGTGTTCATGCTGGCACACACGCTGTGGCTGGCGGCCGTTCTGGCCGGGCTGGCCTATGCGTGGCTGTACGTGAAGACCGGGCGCTTGTGGACTTCCGTCATCGCGCACGCGGTGACGAACGGCGCGCTGGGCATCTGGGTGGTGGCCACTGGGCAGTGGCAGTTCTGGTGA
- a CDS encoding 1-acyl-sn-glycerol-3-phosphate acyltransferase (PFAM: Acyltransferase; Major Facilitator Superfamily~TIGRFAM: 1-acyl-sn-glycerol-3-phosphate acyltransferases), which yields MNDATTPAPDAHPNQFALLGQRRFAPFFWTQFLGAANDNVFKFAFTVLVTYRLQVEWLKPDLAGLVIGAVFILPFLLFSATAGQLADKYDKAAMTRGVKNLEIGIMVLGAIGLFSTNVALLLGCIFLLGLHSTLFGPVKYAYLPQHLNERELTGGNGMVEMGTFVAILLGNVAGGLLVALPDSAALSGAQAVALASLALALLGRAVAQGIPATPASEPGLKVNWNPVTETIHNLKLAHGNIVVFRSLLGISWMWFFGAVFLSQFPALAKNVLHGDEHVASLLLVVFSIGIGVGSLLCEVISRRHVEIGLVPLGAFGMSVFAFDLYLATNHLPAVPAQDVGRFLAQAAHWRVLFDLFALSLSAGLYSVPMYALIQLRAPASHRARIIAANNILNALFMIASSLIVGALLAAKVSIPQVFGLVALANAVVAAYIFLLVPEYLLRFIAFVLSRLIYRFQVRGDEHIPATGAAIVACNHVSFVDPVLLMAASPRPIRFIMDHRIFATPVLGWVFRLAKAIPIAPQKEDPAAYEAAFAAADQVLADGDLLGIFPEGAITRDGEMLPFKGGIVKILERRPVPVVPVALQNLWGSFFSRAEGGQAMVKPFRRGLFSRVGLVAGPAMAAPEVQPQVLQERVRNLLHPPHGA from the coding sequence GTGAACGACGCCACCACCCCCGCCCCCGACGCCCACCCCAACCAGTTCGCCTTGCTGGGCCAGCGCCGTTTCGCGCCCTTCTTCTGGACCCAGTTCCTGGGCGCGGCCAATGACAACGTCTTCAAGTTCGCCTTCACCGTGCTGGTCACCTACCGGCTTCAGGTGGAATGGCTGAAGCCCGACCTGGCCGGCCTGGTGATCGGCGCGGTGTTCATCCTGCCCTTCCTGCTGTTCTCGGCCACCGCGGGGCAGCTGGCCGACAAGTACGACAAGGCGGCGATGACGCGCGGGGTGAAGAACCTGGAAATCGGCATCATGGTGCTGGGCGCCATCGGCCTGTTCAGCACGAACGTGGCGCTGCTGCTGGGCTGCATCTTCCTGCTGGGCCTGCACAGCACCCTGTTCGGCCCGGTGAAGTACGCCTACCTGCCGCAGCACCTGAACGAGCGCGAACTGACCGGCGGCAACGGCATGGTGGAGATGGGCACCTTCGTGGCCATCCTGCTGGGCAATGTGGCGGGCGGCCTGCTGGTGGCGCTGCCCGACAGCGCGGCGCTGAGCGGCGCCCAGGCCGTGGCACTGGCGAGCCTGGCGCTGGCGCTGCTGGGCCGCGCGGTGGCGCAAGGCATCCCGGCCACGCCGGCCAGCGAACCGGGCTTGAAGGTGAACTGGAACCCGGTGACCGAAACCATCCACAACCTGAAGCTGGCGCACGGCAACATCGTGGTGTTCCGCTCGCTGCTGGGCATTTCGTGGATGTGGTTCTTCGGCGCGGTGTTCCTGTCGCAGTTCCCGGCCCTGGCGAAGAACGTGCTGCACGGCGACGAGCATGTGGCGTCGCTGCTGCTGGTGGTGTTTTCCATCGGCATCGGCGTGGGTTCGCTGCTGTGTGAGGTGATCAGCCGCCGCCACGTGGAAATCGGCCTGGTGCCGCTGGGCGCCTTCGGCATGAGCGTGTTCGCCTTCGACCTGTACCTGGCCACGAACCACCTGCCGGCGGTGCCGGCTCAGGACGTGGGCCGCTTCCTGGCCCAAGCGGCGCACTGGCGCGTGCTGTTCGACCTGTTCGCGCTGTCGCTGTCGGCCGGGCTGTACAGCGTGCCCATGTACGCGCTGATCCAGCTGCGCGCGCCGGCCAGCCACCGCGCCCGCATCATCGCGGCCAACAACATCCTGAACGCGCTGTTCATGATCGCCAGCAGCCTCATCGTCGGCGCGCTGCTGGCGGCAAAGGTCAGCATCCCGCAGGTCTTCGGCCTGGTGGCGCTGGCCAATGCGGTGGTGGCGGCCTACATCTTCCTGCTGGTGCCGGAATACCTGCTGCGCTTCATCGCCTTCGTGCTGTCGCGGCTGATCTACCGCTTCCAGGTGCGCGGTGACGAGCACATCCCGGCCACGGGTGCCGCCATCGTGGCCTGCAACCATGTGAGCTTCGTCGACCCGGTGCTGCTGATGGCCGCCAGCCCGCGGCCCATCCGCTTCATCATGGACCACCGCATCTTCGCCACCCCGGTGCTGGGCTGGGTGTTCCGGCTGGCCAAGGCCATTCCCATCGCGCCGCAGAAGGAAGACCCGGCGGCCTACGAAGCAGCCTTTGCCGCCGCCGACCAGGTGCTGGCCGACGGCGACCTGCTGGGCATCTTCCCCGAAGGCGCCATCACCCGCGACGGCGAGATGCTGCCGTTCAAGGGCGGCATCGTGAAGATCCTGGAACGCCGGCCGGTGCCGGTGGTGCCGGTGGCGCTGCAAAACCTGTGGGGCAGCTTCTTCTCGCGCGCCGAAGGCGGGCAGGCCATGGTGAAGCCCTTCCGGCGCGGGCTGTTCAGCCGGGTGGGCCTGGTGGCCGGGCCGGCGATGGCCGCCCCCGAGGTGCAGCCGCAGGTGCTGCAGGAGCGGGTGCGCAACTTGCTGCATCCCCCGCACGGGGCATGA
- a CDS encoding hypothetical protein (PFAM: Uncharacterized protein conserved in bacteria (DUF2145)), whose amino-acid sequence MKRALLAMLAAAWLAAVPHAAPAGQACETRPLSTREIERGMALAQATAQRLDASGAQVVVLARAGQDLSRWGLAWSHLGLAYRETTPQGQAVWRVAHKLNACGSDRAQLYRQGLGDFFLDRPHRHEAAIAVLSRDAQARLLPLLRSNALLGQWHEPRYSMVAYPWAQRYQQSNQWALETLAGALDPQARDRSTAQAWLKLRGYQPTVLRIGALTRLGARATQAHIAFDDHPNHLRFADHIETVTVESVFSFLQRARLAGPMETVRASPTIGAPAPEPLPGERT is encoded by the coding sequence ATGAAGCGCGCCTTGCTGGCGATGCTGGCCGCCGCGTGGCTGGCCGCAGTCCCGCACGCCGCCCCAGCCGGCCAGGCCTGCGAAACCCGGCCGCTCAGCACCCGCGAGATCGAACGCGGCATGGCGCTGGCCCAGGCCACCGCGCAGCGCCTGGACGCCAGCGGCGCCCAGGTGGTGGTGCTGGCGCGCGCGGGGCAGGACCTGTCGCGCTGGGGCCTGGCCTGGTCGCACCTGGGCCTGGCCTACCGCGAGACCACGCCGCAAGGCCAGGCCGTGTGGCGCGTGGCGCACAAGCTCAACGCCTGCGGCAGCGACCGGGCGCAGCTGTACCGCCAGGGCCTGGGCGACTTCTTCCTGGACCGGCCCCACCGCCACGAGGCCGCCATCGCCGTGCTGTCGCGCGACGCCCAGGCCCGCCTGCTGCCGCTGCTGCGCAGCAACGCGCTCCTGGGCCAGTGGCACGAGCCGCGCTACAGCATGGTGGCCTACCCCTGGGCCCAGCGCTACCAGCAAAGCAACCAGTGGGCGCTGGAAACCCTGGCCGGCGCCCTGGACCCGCAGGCGCGCGACCGCAGCACCGCCCAGGCCTGGCTGAAGCTGCGCGGCTACCAGCCCACGGTGCTGCGCATCGGCGCGCTGACCCGCCTGGGCGCGCGGGCCACGCAGGCCCACATCGCTTTCGACGACCACCCCAACCACCTGCGCTTTGCCGACCACATCGAAACCGTGACGGTGGAATCGGTGTTCAGCTTCCTGCAGCGCGCCCGGCTGGCCGGGCCGATGGAAACCGTGCGGGCGTCCCCCACAATCGGCGCGCCCGCACCGGAACCGCTGCCCGGAGAACGCACGTGA
- a CDS encoding hypothetical protein (PFAM: yiaA/B two helix domain), with amino-acid sequence MQAALTTTPAVRRDTRAWRLQVWISFGIAVVLCVTGLAWLPGDDLDRAFMVMGYLFCLTSAFVLAKFVRDNEAGSVDTPAWKGVVWGAFASAMALTAWGLWRMGIQPVWKAYLMVAWLYLITTVFTLAKTLRDGFEADLAEARQAATAQ; translated from the coding sequence ATGCAAGCTGCCCTTACCACCACCCCCGCCGTGCGCCGCGACACCCGCGCCTGGCGCCTGCAGGTCTGGATCTCCTTCGGCATCGCCGTGGTCCTGTGCGTCACCGGCCTGGCCTGGCTGCCCGGCGACGACCTGGACCGCGCCTTCATGGTGATGGGCTACCTGTTCTGCCTGACCAGCGCCTTCGTGCTGGCCAAGTTCGTGCGCGACAACGAGGCCGGCTCGGTGGACACGCCGGCCTGGAAGGGCGTGGTCTGGGGCGCCTTCGCATCCGCCATGGCGCTCACCGCCTGGGGCCTGTGGCGCATGGGCATCCAGCCGGTGTGGAAGGCCTACCTGATGGTGGCCTGGCTGTACCTCATCACCACGGTGTTCACGCTGGCCAAGACCCTGCGCGATGGTTTCGAAGCCGACCTGGCCGAAGCCCGCCAAGCCGCAACGGCGCAGTGA